The genomic region AACCGCATTATCGGTTTCGGTCGATTCGCCGGTATTGTAGGAGCATACAATGGCATCATGGCGTATGGATTAAAATACAAAATGTTTGATCTTAAACCTGCGCATCTTTGTCACGATAAAAAAGAGTTGTTTGCAGAATTAGATAAAGTCAATTTACCAAATATAAAAGTCGTAGTGACCGGCGGCGGTCGTGTTGCCAATGGTGCCTGCGAAACCATGGGTGCAATGAACTTGCGAAAAGTAACGCCATATGAATTTCTGAATTATACATTCCGTGAACCGGTGTATGTGCAATTGCATTCGCATGATTACTTTGAAGCAAAAGACAAATCACCTTTTAGTAGCTACGACTTTCATCACAATCCGGAAAATTACAGATGTACTTTCAGTGACCCGAATAGTTATGCATCGATAACAGACTTGCTGATTCATGCAACATTCTGGGATCCGCGTGCAGATATATTATTCACCAAGCAAAGAATGCGTGATCCGGATTTCAGGATCAGTGTTATTGCAGATGTGACTTGTGATATTGATGGAAGTATTCCGTCCACAACAAGATCAACTACGATAGAAGATAAATTCTATGGATACAATCCGCTGACAGAAGAGATCATTGGTTCATTCGATAAAGAAGCGATAACCGTCATGGCCGTCGACAATCTGCCGTGTGAACTTCCGAGAGATGCGTCTGATGGTTTTGGAAAACATCTGATTGAACGAGTTCTTCCATCACTGTTCGGTGATGCTGACCATTTAATTATTGATAGAGCGTGTATTTTGAAAAATGGCAAGCTTACGGAGAGGTTTTCGTATCTTAAGCAATATGCTTCTGGTAATGAAGTGAAATGAAGTAGAATGAAGTATAA from Bacteroidota bacterium harbors:
- a CDS encoding alanine dehydrogenase is translated as MKKLKVGIIREGKVPHDKRVAFTPEQCAQISKEYPDVELVVQPSEWRSFTDEEYRNAGITMVEDISDCDILIGIKEVPKNELIANKKYLFFSHTIKKQAHNRSLLQTMIEKGITMIDYECLVDKNDNRIIGFGRFAGIVGAYNGIMAYGLKYKMFDLKPAHLCHDKKELFAELDKVNLPNIKVVVTGGGRVANGACETMGAMNLRKVTPYEFLNYTFREPVYVQLHSHDYFEAKDKSPFSSYDFHHNPENYRCTFSDPNSYASITDLLIHATFWDPRADILFTKQRMRDPDFRISVIADVTCDIDGSIPSTTRSTTIEDKFYGYNPLTEEIIGSFDKEAITVMAVDNLPCELPRDASDGFGKHLIERVLPSLFGDADHLIIDRACILKNGKLTERFSYLKQYASGNEVK